In Haloarcula marismortui ATCC 43049, the sequence GCGATAGTACCAGTCTCGATTAACTCTTCCACCGTGTGATTACGTGCGATCCAGTTTGCGCCTGGACTCGTTCAGCGACGAGTTAAATCGTCGGTGAATGAGTCACAGTGCGTATGAATGATGGCTTTGGTCTGTTAGTGCTCGTGGGCTTAACGTCTCGTTACCTCGACGCGCACACCCCGAGTCTATCGACCGCGTCTTGTACGCGGGACCTCGGCGGTGTCTCTTTTCCAAGTGGGTTTCGAGCTTAGATGCGTTCAGCTCTTACCCCGTGTGGCGTGGCTACCCGGCACGTGCTCTCTCGAACAACCGGTACACCAGTGGCCACCAACCGTAGTTCCTCTCGTACTATACGGTCGTTCTTGTCAGACACCATTACACACCCAGTAGATAGCAGCCGACCTGTCTCACGACGGTCTAAACCCAGCTCACGACATCCTTTAATAGGCGAACAACCTCACCCTTGCCCGCTTCTGCACGGGCAGGATGGAGGGAACCGACATCGAGGTAGCAAGCCACTCGGTCGATATGTGCTCTTGCGAGTGACGACTCTGTTATCCCTAGGGTAGCTTTTCTGTCATCAATTGCCCGCATCAAGCAGGCTAATTGGTTCGCTAGACCACGCTTTCGCGTCAGCGTTCCTCGTTGGGAAGAACACTGTCAAGCTATCTTTTGCTCTTGCACTCTTCGCCGGGTCTCTGTCCCGGCTGAGATAGCCATAGGGCGCGCTCGATATCTTTTCGAGCGCGTACCGCCCCAGTCAAACTGCCCGGCTATCGGTGTCCTCCTCCCGGAGTGAGAGTCGCAGTCACCGACGGGTAGTATTTCACTGTTGACTCGGTGGCCCGCTAGCGCGGGTACCTGTGTAGTGTCTCCTACCTATGCTGCACATCGGCGACCACGTCTCAGCGACAGCCTGCAGTAAAGCTCCATAGGGTCTTCGCTTCCCCCTGGGTGTCTCCAGACTCCGCACTGGAATGTACAGTTCACCGGGCCCAACGTTGGGACAGTGAAGCTCTGGTTAATCCATTCATGCAAGCCGCTACTGATGCGGCAAGGTACTACGCTACCTTAAGAGGGTCATAGTTACCCCCGCCGTTGACAGGTCCTTCGTCCTCTTGTACGAGGTGTTCAGATACCTGCACTGGGCAGGATTCAGTGACCGTACGAGTCCTTGCGGATTTGCGGTCACCTATGTTGTTACTAGACAGTCCGAGCTTCCGAGTCACTGCGACCTGCTCCGTTCCGGAGCAGGCATCCCTTCTTCCGAAGGTACGGGACTAACTTGCCGAATTCCCTAACGTTGGTTGCTCCCGACAGGCCTTGGCTTTCGCCGCCATGGACACCTGTGTCGGTTCTCGGTACGGACACTATGCTCGTCTTTTCATGGGCCCCAGGTTGAATCACGTTTCCCTATACCGCCGTTCGTCCGCTTCCTGCCATTACGGCTTCCACGGAGTTGGACGGTTCGACTGGGCGAATGCCCAGCGTGATCGACCCCAGGGCGTCAACTTTCACTGCATAGTGGCACGGGAATATTAACCCGTTTCCCATTTCGTCATAGTCGAGTTGCGGTATGACTTAGGACCGGCTAACCCTCAGCTGATCAGCAGTGCTGAGGAACCCTTATCCATTAGGCCGTCGGGGTTCTCACCCGACTATCGCTGCTACTATGGCCAGGATTTTCGTCACTAATCGGTCCATAGGAGTTTTCACCCCTACTTCCATCCAATTAGAGCGCCAATCTACTCGATTACCAGTATGAGTGGTACGGACAGGTCTCGGTGGTGGATTTGAGTCCCGATCATTTTGGGCGCCTCAAACCTCGGCCGGTAAGCTGTTACGCTTTTCTTAGAGGGTAGCTGCTTCTAAGCTCACCTCCCGGCTGTCTAGGGCTCGAGACCACCTTCAGAGGATTACACTTAATCCACACTTGGGGACCTTAACCTATCTCTGGGTTGTTCCCCTCCTGGTACACAGGCTTACCCCGCGCACCGGAATCCCCGCGTCAAACGGCGTCTGTAAGTTTGGAGTTTGACAGGTGTGCCGACTCCTCTCGGAGGCGGACACACCAATCGGTCGCTCTACCTCACAGACTACCTCGGCGGAGGTCATGCTTCGACATGTTTCGATTGGAACCAGCTGTTGCCGGACTCGATGGGCCTTTCACCCCTACACATAGATCACGAGAGGGTATTGTAGGACACCAACTCTAACAGACTTCCACGTGCCTTTCGGCACGCTTCATCTTGTCCATGCGTAGATCGTCCGGATTCGGGTCGTGTCCACATGGCTCCCCGCCCTTGAAGACGGCGGCCCTCGGGCAAAGCCCTGCGGCCATGTCGGTTTCCCTGTGCCTCCCCGGATACTCCGGTTAGACTTGCCATGCAGACACACTCCCTGGCTCGTTTTTCAAAACGTACGACAGAACATCGGCTTCCCGTGAGTCTTACTGGACGCTCGCGCGTCGGTCATTCGTCAAGGGACCTTGTATGCCCTGTCGCTCGATCGCCAACTGATTTCATGCTCTATTTCGCCTCCCTTCTGAGGGTACTTTGCAGCGTTCGTTCACACTACTTGTTCACTATCGGTCTCAGGTTGTGTTTAGCCTTCGCAGTCGATGCCTGCGTTATTCGCGAGGGATATCCAACCCCCGCTACTCTGGCACTACCGCACAGCGTACTGGTCTCGAGTACGGGGTTGTCACCCTGTATCACGCTCTGTTCCAAGAGACTTCGTCGAGACGGTCGGCTGATGAGAGGTAGCCCTGACACCACATTGCCCGTGAGGGCTTCGGTTTGGGCTGTATCGCGTTCACTCGCGGTTACTAACGACATCACATTGCGTTTTCTGTTCCTCCCGATACTGAGATGTTTCAGTTCTCGGGGTTCCTCATTGCGCGAAGCAATTGTTAGAGAGATTCTCATTCGGAAATCCATGGTTCTTCGCCTCCGTGCGGCTCCCCATGGCTTATCGCAGCTTGGCACGTCCTTCATCAGCGCCTGAGCCGAGCAATCCACCAGCTGGCATAGTAGCCAACGTCGTTGTGACTCGTTCAACTGAACGAGTCCAGTGGACGCCTGGATCGCACGTACACACGGTTTCATACTCGCCCCCAAGGTGGAGATGGTGGGCGAATCGACCCTTCCCAGGCTCGGTTTTACCCGGCCTGGTGCATCTGTCGTCGTATCACATTCGAACGCCGTCCCACACTTAAGGGGACGGATTTCGAAGCGATACGGAGTACGGACCCGTCGGGAGTTGCACCCGACATCCCCGTGTGGGGATATCCGCCTCGGATAGGTCTTGTGAGCCCAGCGGGCCCATGCAGTAGTCGGCGCTTACCGACTCGCGGTGACTTGTGGTCACCAGTCAGTTCCGTCTGGTTGTTGTGACCAACAACCAAGTGTAGGTGGGTCAGGGCAAGGCCCTGATCCCGGTCAGTAGGAGGTGATCCAGCCGCAGATTCCTCTACGGCTACCTTGTTACGACTTAAGCCCCCTTGCGGAGCCCAGATTCGACCGTCGCATGACGGCCTCATCCGGACCCCACTCGGGTGCTTTGACGGGCGGTGTGTGCAAGGAGCAGGGACGTATTCACCGCGCGCTTCTGACACGCGATTACTACCGAATCCAGCTTCATGCGGGCGGGTTTCAGCCCGCAATCCGAACTACGACTACGTTTGGAGATTAGCGTCGCCTTTCGGCGTTGCATCCCACTGTCATAGCCATTGTAGCCCGCGTGTTGCCCGGTCCATTCGGGGCATACTGACCTACCGTTGCCCATTCCTTCCTCCATTTTAGCAATGGCAGTCCTCCTAGTGTACCCAACCACCGCAGGGGTGTTGCTGGCAACTAGAAGTGTGGGTCTCGCTCGTTGCCTGACTTAACAGGACGCCTCACGGTACGAGCTGACGGCGGCCATGCACCTCCTCTCAGTAGCGTCGAGTAAAGTCGTCAACCTGACTGTCATTACTACTGTCGGGACCGGTGAGATGTCCGGCGTTGAGTCCAATTAAACCGCAGGCTCCTCCGGTTGTGGTGCTCCCCCGCCAATTCCTTTAAGTTTCATCCTTGCGGACGTACTTCCCAGGCGGCTCGCTTATCGTCTTCACTACGGCACATCACGTGCTCATGGCGCGTGACATACCTAGCGAGCATTGTTTACAGCCAGGACTACCCGGGTATCTAATCCGGTTCGAGACCCTGGCTTTCGTCCCTCACTGTCGGGTCCGGTCTCTCAACGTGGTTTCCCCATTGGTGGTCCGTCCAGGATTACAGGATTTCACTCCTACCCCGGACGTACCCGTTGAGTCTCTCGGCCCCAAGCTGTGTAGTTTCCACCGGACGCCGACCAGTTGAGCTGGTCGATTTCCCAATGGACTTACACAGCAAGCTACGGACGCTTTAGGCCCAATAATATCGGCCATCACTCGGACTGCCGGTATTACCGCGGCGGCTGGCACCGGTCTTGCCCAGTCCTTGTTCCTGTACCACCTTACGGTACAGAAAAGCGAGGGCTATATGCCCTCACACTCGGAGTCCCCCTATCGCACTGTCGTGCAGTGTAAAGGTTTCGCGCCTGCTGCGCCCCGTAGGGCCCGGTATCTTGTCTCAGATACCGTCTCCAGGCTCTTGCTCTCACAACCTGTACCGATTATCGGCATGGTGGGCCGTTACCCCACCATCTACCTAATCGGCCGCAGCCACATCCTACAGCGCCGGAACGTTTCTAACTCTCTGCACTCCAGCATGAGAGTTATATCCGCTATTGGCCTCAGTTTCCCGAGGTTATTGCGGTCTGTAGGGTAGTTTGGCCACGTGTTACTGAGCTATATGCTACGAGTCTAAACTCGTGCAACTAGCATGGCTAAATCGGACTCCGATAGCAATGGCCTCCGGCAGGATCAACCGGAATGTGCTGATATACATCAGCGGCGGAAGTGGTTGCACTCCGTCGGAAGCTAACACATTGGTTCCTACGCCAATGTTGACTACTGCATGGGTCCGTGGGCTCACATCAGATTCCATCTTAACGGCGGACCGCAGGGGTGGAATCCTCATACACGAACACGAAGCCTCGCTGGCCTCGCATTCTAAGCGAGTGACCCAACCCACCACGGGGGTGGCGTTGGGGTGTCGTTCCGGGAATGCTGCCCGGCGCGACCTTCGCATTACATCCGATGGGAGGGGAGTATATAAATGGACGGTCTTGGACCCGCCATGTTCAGGAACCACACGGCACACGCGTGGCATACACACGGGTGGTTTCAGTAGTGTATTGGACCGGCGAAGTTGAGCGACAGTTACAAAAGTATAGTCAAGTTTTGAGGGATATTATCTGGATATCGGTGGAGGATTTCATCGCTCAGGTCGGCACAATCCGCGATTCAGAGGTGAGAAATAAATCAGTTGCGCGTAGGAAGTCTCCTCTATCACCGACGAAAACGGACTCGTTACGCCCCAAAACGGTTGCAGCGATTGCTGCGTCCTTTGCCAATACCGCTCCCTTCGCCGTCGTCTGCGGTTAGCTATGCATTCACCGAATAGCCGACCAGCACGGCGGGAAATGCTTAGGTTCGTGTTAGCCAGCGCGGATGAGTCAAGCACGGCTTCTATGGGCGCTCCGCGCGTGTGTGCGCGACCTTCTACTTCCCCGTCCAGTTTGACCCCGTACGACGCCGATGTACAGTTCCAAGACTGTTATCGCCGAAATCACCAGTGGAACATTCGCTACTTCGAACTCACGTTCCTTCTCAACGGCCGCTACGACAGCGTCGATGATATCCAAGATAAGGCTCGTATCGAAATCATTCAAATCGCCCTGCGACATCACGGGCTTCATTACGGTCGTCCTGACCAGCCTGCCCGATGGTGTCTCGCATATCGGCTACCTGATCTTCATCGAACGCACCGCGAAGGTCTCTGAGAGAACGCCCCGTCGATGAGTCGTGCTACGGCGTCGCTGAACGACGCATTGTCACGTTTCTTCGCTTTGATCGTAGACATCTTCTCAGGACAGATTTGATGTGGCATGTTGACAGCGTTAACGCTCCGTCGAAATCAACAGTGAGGTGTTGCAAGTCGGGAAATCAGACCTTCCAGGGGGGAGAATGGAGTATATGCACACCCACTCCAGCGCGAGAAGTTTGAGGCGCTGCTTCGGCGTGTCAGCGATGGATAATGCTGGAGCAATATTCAGGGTGGTTAAGCCGAAAGATACAATAGATGGAGCGGGTGAGAAGGTCAAGAGCCGGTACGTTGCACTGGTTGGTCCGAGGTAGTGCGGTTTTCTCCGGAAACAGTGGTGTGTGTTTTCCTCGTCACATCGTGGCGAACTCCTCGCCGGAGTCGGGCAGGTACTCAATGATACTTTGATGTGCGCCAAACTCGCCAATAATCGTCTGGAGAGCATCAACGACAGTCGCAATATCGCGATTGAGTTCATGCTGACGGTACGTGCCACCGTCCTGACCACGATGTTCCATCTCAGACAGTGTGAGATTGAGAATTTCGAAATCTGAGAGAAAACTGCGCATTCGGCGCGCAGTTCGCGGTTCTCGGCCCTGAAACTCACAGAGCTCTTTATATCGCTGATAGACAATCCGAGAGCGGGCGGGTGTTTCCCCCTCTGCAGCAAGCGTGGTCAGCGCATAGAGTGTGAGTTGCTCGTGTTCAGTGAGGTCGCGCATAATGTCCATGCTCTGTTGGGCCTCAAGCTTCTCCTGAGCGCGTTCGACATGATCAGTCGTAACCGAGTTTGCGTTTTCAGTGCGAGCGAGGTCGCCAGCCTTCCGCAGAAGCGTGATCGCCCGTCGGGCGTCACCACCATCCTGGCGACCGAGTGCGGCACACAGCGGGATGACGCCATCCTCAAGCGCACTCTCGTGGAAGGCTATCTCGGCCCGTTGTTCGAGGACCTTCTGGAGTTCTTCCGTGCCGTATGGCGGGAACGAAATCTCCGTCTCACAGAGAGATGACTGCACCTTCGCATCGAGCTGTTCGCGGAAGGTCGAATCGTTACTGATCCCAATGACACCAAGCTGGATATTGTCGATATAGCCGTTGTTATCGGCACGGGTGATCTGGTAGAGGAAGGTATCATCCGTGATGTGGTCGATCTCGTCGAGAACGATGATAACGCTGCCAGAAAGCTTATTCAGTTCATTCCAGAGGAGACGATAAACTTTGGATTGAGGATGGCCGGTCTCAGCGATATGGTTCTCGTGACCGCGAAGGTTATTCACGAGGCTGATTGCAGCCTGATAGCTCGTACTCAGCCCATCGCAATTCAGCGAGATGACGGTGAGATCGACTTCAAAATGGTCCGCTGATTCTCGGAGTTCATTAAGTAGAAAGTTCGTCACAGCAGTCTTCCCGACACCAGTCTTTCCATAGATGAAGATGTTATCGGGGTACTCACCATTGATTATCGGCTGTAAAGCAGCTTCATATTCCTCAATCTCGTTGTCCCGGCCAACAATATCATCCGGCACATACTCGACTTTGAGTGTATTCCGGCGTTTGTACAGCGTGTCGTCCGGTTGAAAACGAGGACCCATATTATGCGTGAATGAGTGAGGCTACCACAATAGTTGTTTCGACCACCGTTTCCGCTATTTCCAGTATAACCAGGACTGGGTGACCCTTCCGATATATGGGGAGGACCCCACTGTTTCCACTATATCACCTGCGCTCTATCGCGGTGCGGTTGAAGACCAGTAGAATGGAATTAGGTATATACGAGATAACTGCCGCTTGGCGCTATGTGGAGCGATAGTACCCCACTATTTCCAGTATATAGCGTGTCGTGGGGGGACTAGACACACCCCACCGTTTCCAGTAAATCGGAGTCACTGTATCATGAGTTGTGACAGATGGGTCAGACCACTGGGTTCCAGTATTTCCAGTAAATACCTTTTTATAAGAGTTAGAGACCCCACCGTTTCCAGTATATCGGTGAAACAAGTGTAATCAGGAGACTGAAGTAGGATGGAATGGTGTAGATTATTGGTACACCCTCCCCCCACTATTTCCAGTAAAGAACAACGAAGTAGCGACGACTACAGAAAATGAACTTTGATCTAGGGAAAAGTTTATAATAATAGCATTATAGCTAGACCGTAGTAGAGCTAGAGCGGTGTTGTTGTAGGGACTAGTTCTAGTGAAAGAAATGAGGTGCGGAGCCTAACTTACCTGTCCTACTAGCTTTAGTGGAAATAGTGGGGGGAGGGTGGCCATTCTTACTTCTTCTATCCTAATGTGTAATTCTAATAGTAGAAATAGTGGGGTCTGACGGGTGTCAGACAACGGGAGTTGGAACCCGAAACTTCGCGGAATGGCATACGGACTTCTTGGAATACTTGGGTTGCTGGTGTATCTGGTACAAAAGGAGCGTCAAAAGGCTGGCCCGACCTGACTAATATATCTGTCCGCTCGAGCTCCTCACTGATGTCCCGGATAGGGCAAAT encodes:
- a CDS encoding orc1/cdc6 family replication initiation protein, with the translated sequence MGPRFQPDDTLYKRRNTLKVEYVPDDIVGRDNEIEEYEAALQPIINGEYPDNIFIYGKTGVGKTAVTNFLLNELRESADHFEVDLTVISLNCDGLSTSYQAAISLVNNLRGHENHIAETGHPQSKVYRLLWNELNKLSGSVIIVLDEIDHITDDTFLYQITRADNNGYIDNIQLGVIGISNDSTFREQLDAKVQSSLCETEISFPPYGTEELQKVLEQRAEIAFHESALEDGVIPLCAALGRQDGGDARRAITLLRKAGDLARTENANSVTTDHVERAQEKLEAQQSMDIMRDLTEHEQLTLYALTTLAAEGETPARSRIVYQRYKELCEFQGREPRTARRMRSFLSDFEILNLTLSEMEHRGQDGGTYRQHELNRDIATVVDALQTIIGEFGAHQSIIEYLPDSGEEFATM